tttacagacagaagaaACACCCAAGACTGGCTGGTTCTTGAAGAAGCCTGCCTCGGAAACCCCAGATGAGAAACAATTGAAAAAGATAGAAAAACAACgtttggagaaggagaagaaagaacagaaagaaagagagaggaaagagcagaaagagagagagaataaagaaaaTGAGATGAAGAAGTTTAAGGTAAGTAACcctaaggggaggagaggagaggagaggagggtgaaatAGTACTCTCGGCAGTAGAAACCAGTGTGATTTCATTCTTTAGGATGGCAGATTATCTGAACAACATGTTAACATGGTAATAACTTCTATCACAGAGAGATGTATTTTGACTTGAGATTTACAGGGTTAACTTGAATTTTTGAGCAAGTCTCCCAATGATGTAAATTAATGATTTTGGATCTCAAATCTGAATACTAGCGATGGGAGAAGGGGCGGGACTTATCAAAAAAATATCAGTGTTGCtagtacacacactacatacactgcACACTACACTAATACGCTCTGTTATACACAGATTAATACACAAGGTAATATCAACAGTAGCAGCCCCACTAGCAGTTTAAGCCATTAATGGATTAACAGACTTACATTACATTAATCACGCTCctctacagtaaatacagtatgggCTGCTGAGAGTatatttacctgtgtgtgtgtgtgtgtgtgtgtgtgtgtgtgtgtgtgtgtgtgtgtgtgtgtgtgtgtgtgtgtgtgtgtgtgtgtgtgtgtgtgtgtgtgtgtgtgtgtgtgtgtgtgtgtgtgtgtgtgtgtgtgtgtgtgtgtgtgtgtgtagataacaGGTCAGAAGGAGGCTATATACCAGGCTACAGTGATGGTAGCGTCTAAAGGACATAAGAACGACCTGGCTGTGAAGAATGGGGACATAGTCAGCATCATACGGACCACAAACTGCCCGAAAGGAAAATGGCTGGCCAGGGACAGCACTAATACATGTAGGTTACACATctccctaacccctgacctctgacctctacacaaatacagatgtgcataAAATCTGTCAAATGAATGGCTCAAAATCTGGAGTTGTTGTTTGAATATAGGTTTACATATCTATGTGTGTACATAGACGGGTACATCTCagttatatttattttgtattttatttaactaagcaaatcagttaagaacacactgttatttacaatgacggcctaccccggccaatccCTAACCCAGGTTATAACAGGTGCACAGTAGGAAattcaaacttgtagtgtatttgacttTGAAAAAMGTTTCTAAAGCTTGTAATTTcccatttgaaatgtcagacttgatttgtcctaatgaaaaatgtatcaaacgcAACAAAAATGTCCacaaataataattcacatttcatgTTGCTTCAGGATTATtatcctgctgtagaaaactggctcaaattaagatcctacatctgtatatgttatatgtacaggaccagtcaaagtttggacacacctactcattcaagggcttttcattatttggactattttctactttgtagaataatagtgaagacatcaaaactatgaaataacacatatggaatcatgtagtaaccaaaaaaagtgttaaacaaatcaaaatctattttagattttagattcttcaaagtagccaccctttaccttgatgacagctttgcacactcttggcattctcttaaccagcttcatgagatagtcacctggaatgcatttcaatgaacaggtgtgccttgttaaaagttaatttgtggaatttctttccttcttaatgcgtttgagccaatcagttgtgttgtgacaaggtagaggtggtttacagaagatggcactatttggtaaaagactaagtccatattatggcaagaacagatcaaataagcaacaagaaattacagtccatcattactttaagacatgaaggtcagtcaatctggaaaatttcaagaactttgaaagtttRttcaagtgcagtcacaaaaaccatcaagcgctatgatgaaactggctctcatgagaaccaacacaggaaaggaagacccagagtttcctctgctgcagaggataagttcattagagttaccagcctcagaaattgcagccaaaataaaggtttcacggagttcaagtaacagacacatctcaacatcaactgttcagaggagaccgcgtgaatcaggccttcatggtcaattgctgcaaagaaaccactaataaaggacaccaataagaagaagagacttgcttgggccaagaaacacgagcaatggacattaatgtgatttatttagaaggcacttaaccagcatggctagcacggcattctgcagcgatacgccatcccatttggtttgagcttagtgggattatcatgttttttcaacaggacaatgacccaaaacacacctccaggctgtgtaagggctatttgaccaaggagagtgttggagtgctgcatcagatgacctggcctccacaatcatgtgacctcaacccaattgaattggtttggaatgagttggactgcagagtgaaggaaaagcagccaacaagtgctcagcatatgtgggaactccttcaagactgttggaaaagcattcctcatgatgctggttgagagaatgccaaaagtgcacaaagctgtcatcaaggcaaagggtggctattttgaagaatcttttgatttgtttaacacttttttggttactacatttgtccatatgttatttcatagtcttgatgtcttcactattattctacaatgtagaaaatagtaaaaattaagaaaaccccttgaatgactaagtgtgtccaaacttttgactggtactgtatgtgtatgtagatGGATACATCTCAGTGAGCGACGTGGAGCTGGACATTAAGGAGATGTTGGAAATGGGGAAGAGGGCTTCTCGGGCCATCAGCTGTAAAAACATTACCACTATGGTAGAACAGGGAGGAGAGGTGGCCAGTATGGACAGCAGGACATCCAATCACTACCCACTTCAGGAAGATACAGGCAGCTGTAAGTACTTCACTGATTACAGTCAATAATTTAGTGCACATTGTCACGAACTGGCTCGAAGTTCATAACAAAAGGCAGACAACGTGGAgacaaggaataacaaaatatacactgctcaaaaaaataaagggaacacttaaacaacacaatgtaactccaagtcaatcacacttctgtaaaATCAAACTGTCCAGTCCAAACTGGACCGCTACCtctgtcctgctgctgggttgttgccctcctacggcctcctccacgtctcctgatgtactggcctgtctactggtagcgcctccatgctctggacactacgctgacagacacagcaaaccttcttgccacagctcgcattgatgtgccatcctggatgagctgcactacctgagccacttgtgtgggttgtagactccgtctcatgctaccactagagtgaaagcaccgccagcattcaaaagtcttgctaattgcctataatttccaccttttgtctattccatttgcacaacagcatgtgaaatttattgtcaatcagtgttgcttcctaagtggacagtttgatttcacagaagtgtgattgacttggagttacattgtgttgtttaagtgttccctttatttttttgagcagtgtatttattacataaagtaaactaaatacaattaacaatggtgtgtgtaatcagtaatcagtagtgtaagtgagtgtttgcatgtataaatgtgataatgaggggtgttgaaaggtgccaaagcaaacaaacaaaagtccacaacaaaatctataaaggtgtctgcatggagtctcctccatgaatggggaagtggtgtatttatcctgggacacacccggcCCAGGTAtgtcccatgtcgctgacgaccctcccggctccgcccaccggcatcctaataaSGAAAActagagcaaagagaaagaatacggcagacagagtgggagggtcgtcacaacaTGCACACATGTCATATTGTGGATCCAAAtaaactctgtgtgtgttctcctcccAGTCACAGACGACAGTGAGGAGTGGgcacatgatgatgatgatgaacctctctcctccctcattgaGGAAGAGGCCACAGAGAGGTCAGTCCATAACACAGAAATTCCAATATTGACTATTTTAACAGTGACATTTAGAAGTAGGGACTGTTAGAGTATATGGACTTTAATTGGAAAAACTTTTAACAAAGGGACATTATGGAATATGTATAGACAAGGTATATACGTGAGGTTGAGGGTGCTATGTCTGATTACAGCTGCGTCCAAAATCCATGCAGGTTTAACCTATGAATGTTCTCCATTCTCTTCTACAGAGTTGCTTTACAGCTCCCTCCAAAAAAATTTtgcagctatgttcaattgtattcttcatactataaaataatgccacggaattctaagcaaatattgtctgctaaattaactagtgtaccCCACAGCCATATGGAATAGCCAGATCagagcctaacataaggacaactgagtatgctattctgttcttctgaaatgggCTACATTTTCTTCAGCTTCtcgttttttctttcttctcctctccttactCGAccagctctctctttccctactgtCTCCCTCCAAGAAGACCTGAAGAACTTGAACCTGAAGAACCGATCAGTAAGTAACGCGCTATGGGTGGATTCTGTGTCCTACACATTCCACACATTAGGTATATTGTCCTTGGGCTGGTTACCTAGACCCAAATTATCCATTGTGCATGCCGTTCTTTAatacagatttaggatcttaatttgatcaccctgttgcaggagaactttcctgtaatgcaaaaaaggcttctgaagtttgtaatttccacattGACATTTTTTGACTTGATTTTAaatttcccttatgaaaaatgtatcaacccctacaaaaatctccattaattataattcacatttcKTTTTTTTGCAGGATTATTTTAAAATCCTACATCTAATAGTCCCGAGGGTTATCCCGAGGAGTTAGTCAGCTAACTMgcctaaatattctgaaataaccTTTACTTTTTTAGAAAGATGAGCTTGAAGTtggcatggtctaattgactcaacaaccaagaCGTATATGGAACTTAACTTACGTTTTTGATTCAATAAGAAAGCAAATTTAtggtttatcaaagttagctggctaattcATTGGTCCTagtttgtagtatacccctcagtaGGGTTTAATCTGGGTCCAGGAAACCAGCTCATAATGGTTGAAAGAATGTTGGAATTCATGAGTTCAATGAAAGGAATTAACTTTCTACCTTTGAATCTGACACTCAGATGACAGTGGGAAAATACCTTTAAAACATCTTTCTTGTTTCATTTCCAGGCCCTATGGACATAGAAGGACCAGAGACAGTGTACCTGTAAGTTGGATAGAAAGAAATGGCACCTTGTGTAATTTATCACAGGTTTTCTTGGCTTGGGTTGTGCATGTTATTGAGCTGTGTCACTGAGTGGGTGTGTCTTAAAGGCATTAGAGTGGGTGTGTGACAGGCATAtgtgtttctctctaggtttAAAGAGGAAGCAGATTTGAAGCTTCCAGATATGGTGGTTCTTCCTCCTCCTGACCTGTATGCAGACATCATCAGTGACTCTTAGTAGACTACAAACTACCTACAGGTGAGAAAGTTGCTTAACTTTACAGCTCCAATAGTCACCACTGAGCAGAACCGTTGATCAGTCAATAACAAGGCTATTGATAATGCATTGATGTCTgggtctgttctctcttctatgAGCAGCTGGTGAACAAAGGAAGAACGGCAAGATGGTATGTCTGTTGTCAACTGCCAGTCATCGCCATGACAATCACTCAGATGACGGAGGCTTGTAGAATCTGTCTGGACAACCTGCAATCGGATGGACTATTTCTGTTATAATATTGTTTTGGCTGGGATTCAATCTGAGCGCTCTAGTCAACAAAGCAGCCTTTTAAAGGTAACCGTGTTCAGAGATCGCATTCAAGATAAATGATGCAGTTGTCGGCAATTACCTTTTAATTCGAAATTACTGTTAAATGTCAAGGACGCTATATCGCGGTTTTGGATTGAATCTCTTGTATTGATGTCKATCCAGGGTTATGGAGGATGAGATGAAGGGCTTTATACAGAATGTTTTATAGAAAGACTATGCGACACCATACATGTATTGGTTTAGGTTCCACTGTGTCGTCCATCTTTACAAGTGTTTACGATGACTCAACACTGTATCCAGCTACttctgtgtctcaaatgacaccctattccctgtgtcaTACATTAAGTGACAGAGGGTTAGCCACATATGGCtcagtcaaaagtagtacactacacagggaataggatgCCTGCCATAGGAGACTTGTCTGTTTTTTATATTCCCAGTGAATTTCCCATAAAGTATTAAAGAGATGTAACATTGAGTTAAAGTCATGCTCATTTAGCCTCCAGCTCTGCTAGTTGTGATCTGGTGATTCATAAACTCAAAGCAGTGGTCTACTGTATAGGTCAGTTTATTGTGTTTGACAAATTCTCAGTAAAGTGCAAATCAGAACCTCAGCACCATGCAGTGCATATAACACAGAAACCCCACGTCAGACTGAGGGAGAGGTACATTTCACTCTCacacagtgaagaacactttGGTTCCAGAAGTCTGGATGCAGTGACAACACACCTTAACCCTTGGCAAGAGGTAAACCTTACAATGGTAGAGTGGGTGTGTGTAAATATCTTCCCCTTGTATGAGCAGTGGGTTGCTGTGGGTAATTGCATGAGTCTTGCAGCAGGGGGCAGAGTTTCTCCCTGGCCCTGTAGTGGCTAcagtctttatttaactaggcaagtcagttaaatacaaattcttattttacaatgacagcctaccccggcctaacccgaatgacgctgggccaattgtgcaccgccctatgggactcccgatcacggccagttgtgatacagcccgggatcgaaccaggctCTGTGGGAAACATTTATAGAGAGATGTCACTAAAGTCGGTCCTGGTGACCCCAAGGGGTGCGCGTTtaggtttttgccttagcactacacagctgatccaaataatcaactcatcttcaagctttgattatttgattcAGATGTTTagcgctagggcaaaaaactaaacgtgctcccttttgggaaacgctgctctatatatatatattatatagatagGTCTGGGTTCCGTATTGAATGTATAGTCTcatacagagagaaaacagactgCACTCACGACAAATGACAAGGAAATCAGGAAACGGAAGAATAGAAGAGGTTtagtatctcttctctctgtggctCAAAACCGAACACAGATCACGGTACCAgaacacaacagaaacacacactggcATGAATCAGATCAGCCAGAGCCCAGTCCTCACTGGCTCcagcagaacaggacagacaggagtCTGGAAGATTGTATACTGTAAACCATCGGACAAATAGTAAAGGGAGATTTGTTccattttataaactgggtggttcgaatgctgattggctgacatgttatatcagaccgtataccatgggtatgacaaaacatgtatttttactgctctaattactttggtaaccagtttatactaGCAATAAGACGCCtcaagggtttgtggtatatggccaatatatcacggctaagggctgtatccaggcactccgcgctgcatcgtgcttaagaacagccctttggccatataccacacctcctcgtgccaTATTGCTTAAATAAAGACCAGAGAACACAGTGCTATATATGCAATCATTTTATACCATGTCTAATCAGTTAGTGGTCTCGCATATCTAttatctcttcccctctcttgctCTACCTATAGTTATGTTAGTCAGATCTCAAATCTCATTGGCACAAACTACAGTAGGTCTTCTCCTCCTGACCAATCAATGGAAAGCTCCTGTCTGTCCCTCTACACACACGTATGGTTTCCATTCTGTTTCTACAAACAAAACATGGCCACCAAGCTAGAAGCAACATTTGTGTTTTTAAGGCACCTGGAGAAAGGTTCCGTGCCGAGTCCTCTGAGGCTCGCTACAGACACACTTCCCTCCCTCCGTCAGCTAGCCACGTTAGCATCAATGCCAAATAATCCACAGAACAATATTGCCAGTCAGCTAGCCTCCTCTCTCTACGACCTCTCATCCCCTAAAATCTCTTCAAACTCAGTTTGGAATTCTCAAACATCAGCAGTGCTTCAATAATCAGTAACCACACACAGCCTTTAAAACAATctctaaaaataaataagaatctGATATCTAAATAATAACAATCATCTTTGTATATAGAAACAATTTGTTTTGGTATGTCATTCAATCAACATCTAAAAATGATAGTAATATAAATATATGATATGGATAACAAAATCTGTGTCGTtataaaaaacatataaaaaaaaaaattaaatgtgttTGATCTATGGTAACCTAACATAGTAGGCATAAAAGAAAAGGTCTTAGCGGAGTTCACACATCCAGTTTTCAGCGGAAAAGAAAGCTAAGTTGAATTaactgtatccctgaaaactgGATGCATAAAATTGTTTGCAATTCCGTTAAGGCTAGTTCTATGGTGATGGCTATTCAGCAGCTGATTGGAGGTTGAGAGTAATGTGGGAGGAGCTGCCCATCTTTATACAGTCTATAGGATACAGTAGATTTGACCTAACGTGACCCTGCCCCAGCAAGTTtgatccctaacccctaaccgtTCCCATGGCAAGACTGGCTCTAGACAGACAGGAagcctaaccacagatctagaatcagtttcCCATGCCCAGCCCAAACCTATAACATAGAGAGGTAACACACAACTGACCCTAGATATGTGGTTAGAGGCACATCTGCCCTGCAGCGGACAGTGCTCTACTAAACTTAGGCCAGGATCACACCGATATCAAACTGTCTAACTACAAGGCTCAGGGCAGGGTTCTGTTTTAGAGGTTATGTAAGTAGGACCTGGAGTTTTCCTGACTTCGCGTTATCCAGCAGGGTTAACCTTCTCTAGCGGGCCAGTGTGGTGATGAGACTGGCACACATCTCAAAGAAGTCCATGGTGTGGCTGCCCTGGCGSGGGGTGGAGGTGAGGAGGGTAGCGCTGGAGCACAGCGACCCAGGCAGGGAGAAGCTGAGCTGGGGGAGATCCACGGCAGGACAGGCTGAGTCCACACTGAGTCTGGGTCTATGGAGCCCAGCAGTGGAGCATGACCTCTGAGGGGTGGAAGAACCCGACTTAACCCCTACTGCCTCCATGGTGTCAtctggagagggggaaaggagcgGTCAGGAGAGGAAAGGTTAGTGTTTGTTTTTGTAGCTACTCATCTGTACTCAGTAATTGTTGTACAATTGTAATAAGAGGAAAATCTAAATGCTGTTTCAAATAAGTTTAAAAAGTACAGTTACTACGGTTTACCCAGGTATCTAAGGACAGTTTGCTTTGGTGTATATTATAACATATGTCATGTTATAGAGCTGTCGTACCATCGATGCTCTTAAAGTCCAGCAGGTAGGATCTGTTGTCCACCTGGTACAGCTGGAGACTCATCTTCACCAGGTTGTCTGTTACTGGGTTCTTACTCTGAACAAGCAGGTGGTACGGGTTCACCACCTGCACATAACATCCACACACCTTAACAtgtaccatatacacacacacacacacacacacacacaccgcgccTCACCTTCCAGTCATACTGTAGCTGTCTCATAGCCCTGTAGACCTCAGCCATGATGTCATAGGGTCTGCTCTGACTCCTGATGCCCAGGTGCCACTTGGCTTTCTTCACTGCCAGGGGTTTGGCTCTGGTGGTGTTGAGGGCATCCAGCGGGCAGCGCccctgcagacagagagaggagagaatcttTCATTTTCCCCAACAAGCAGCAACAAATACATGAGGACAAGAAGACTGCACGCAAATATACTATATTGCCAATGTTGCATTTGCATTCCAACAGTGTTGTTTTTGACTGCTAGACTGGTATTACAGAAGAAGCACTTCATCAAGTGTTTACACTTTAGAGGTATTGTATCTGATTTTATATAAACATTACAGATGTTAATTAGTTCATAGAATAGAACCAGGTACAGCTGCTTGCCTTAGGGCTGTCTACCAGCAGGGGGGGCATCCTCTCTGGGTGTGGTTTGACCCCAGGAGGCAGGGGCATGCCATCCTCCATGAAGGAGCCCTGGGGAGGGCTGGAGGCCAGGTAGAACTCACTGGCCTGGGTCATGATGCGCCGGTTGTCTATAATCAGATGGTATGCTACCGCCAGCtggtcctggagagagagagaaggagagttgagggagagagagagagaaggagagttgagggagagagagagagaagagaagttgagtggagagagcagagaaggaagttgagggagaggagagagaaggagattgagggagagagagagaagagagtttagggagagagagagaggaaggttgagggagagagaagggagttgagggagagagaaggagagttgagggagagaggagagagagagagttgagggagagagagaagagggagagagagaagagggagagagggaacgagagagggggag
This window of the Salvelinus sp. IW2-2015 linkage group LG16, ASM291031v2, whole genome shotgun sequence genome carries:
- the LOC111976168 gene encoding 5'-AMP-activated protein kinase catalytic subunit alpha-2-like, giving the protein MVMEYVSGGELFDYICKHGRVEDKEARRLFQQIISGVDYCHRHMVVHRDLKPENVLLDHSKNAKIADFGLSNMMSDGEFLRTSCGSPNYAAPEVISGRLYAGPEVDIWSCGVILYALLCGTLPFDDEHVPTLFKKIRGGVFYMPEYLTRPVASLLLLMLQVDPLKRATIKDIREHEWFKQDLPGYLFPEDLSYDSTVLDEEAIREVCDKFESTESEVMSSLYSGHPQDQLAVAYHLIIDNRRIMTQASEFYLASSPPQGSFMEDGMPLPPGVKPHPERMPPLLVDSPKASSRCPLDALNTTRAKPLAVKKAKWHLGIRSQSRPYDIMAEVYRAMRQLQYDWKVVNPYHLLVQSKNPVTDNLVKMSLQLYQVDNRSYLLDFKSIDDDTMEAVGVKSGSSTPQRSCSTAGLHRPRLSVDSACPAVDLPQLSFSLPGSLCSSATLLTSTPRQGSHTMDFFEMCASLITTLAR